atggaTATGTTCCTGAAGGATTTGAAATATTAGACATGTTTGTGAGGTTCTAAATTAAGTGCTTGGTATGCTTTTTATACTGTGACTATAGACCtgatattaaaatgttgaaaattaatCTGGAATTCCAAAGGTTTCATACACATTTTGTCTTGTTATGTAACAAATGTGCCCTTCTAAATAGAAGTAGCTTTTTGAACATGACTTTTACTTGGCACACTTAGAGAAAACTCCGGGTGCTTTTGCCTGAGCAATAGGTTGGTCCCTGATTTGTTTAAGATGGAGACTCATCCTCTTTCACTCCACCAATCCAGCCAATCCTGCTCCTCTCAAgagattttctttcttgtttgtcACACTTTTAAATCCTAAACTCCTCCCCGTGCTGCTGTGTATCCGGCCATCTTTTGCAATGCACTTCCATCAATTTTCATAAAGCAAAATGtttgatttctatttatttttgccACTGTTTTTCTTATGTTTTATATCGTTTTGAAGATGACGTGAATGCAGTCCACGGACTTGCGACTGATAAATTTCCAATTTTGATACAACACACTATGTTAATCTTTTCTCATATTTCAGACTGTTGTACAGTTAGCTTTTGTTTCCATTTACACTGTATGTTACCACCATTTTAACTTTTGATGTATTTATAATAAAGCTTCTTCACCAAAGCAAGAGTGGCTTTATGAATCATTGATATAATTGCATGTTGATGGTTTCACTGGCAGTTTGTGTCTATTTGAGCCCTGAGATTTGGAATAAACTTTTTAACAGCTTGAATACGCGATGAACCGATGAAGTGGCGTGTCAGGATGTGGTTTAAGTGTTTCAGATTAGTTTTACTCTGCTGAAGCACAGTTGGCGTTTCATCTTCTTGGCACTTGAGTGTTGGTCTGCAGTGTTGTAGCTTTGGTCTAAGCAGCCCTGCTTTTCTCCCCCACACAGTTTTCTCACCAGTCTCGGCTGTCAGAACTTCATTGAGTACTTCACTTCCCAAGGCCTGCAGTCTGTCTACCACCTCCAAACTCTCTCCATGGAGGTAAACACTCTGTTCCTGCATTCCCTGATTAgctttttatccttttttttaatgatctaGAGAAATATGTTGAGTTTTACCACCATTAGTCGTAGCGACAAGATGAATCCCTCTTCCTGCCTTCTCACTGTTCTCACACCCTTCTAACGTACTTTCTCCAGGATTTAGGCGCTCTGAAGATACCAGAGCAGTCCCGCCTCGCCATCTGGCGAGGTTTGCAGGACATGAAACAAGGCGCTCCCCTCCAGctgcccacctccacccaccaccacGACTACCACGGGCAGCAGCTGCTTCGCTCCAGCAGCAACATGGCCGCCTCGGCGATGGCGGCCATCGGGGCCGCCAGCGGGGAGCTGCAGCGCCAGCGTGTCATGGAGGCCGTGCACTTTCGCGTTCGCCACACCATCACCATCCCCAACCGGCCGGGCGTGGTCGGCACGTCGGGGATGGCGGCGGCCACCGACGAGTGGGCTGACTTTGGCTTCGACATGCCCGACTGCAAAGTGTCTCGTGGGAAGCACTCCATCAAAGAGGAGTTCATGGAAAGCGACGTCCACTGAGAAGAAAGAGGCCTGCTTCGTCAGTATCGCCCTGAGCTTCTTTCTGCCTGTCACAGCGTGAAACGACACGGACCGGGGTGCTTCAATGTCGGAGCCGTAGTTTAGTCACCGATCTTTGCTGGACGCCAAGTGGAAGGTGGAACATTTCCTGTGTTTAAAGCACCGTCCTGTGATCCTCAATGATGTGCTGAAACCACCGTTCTACTGAGAACATCAAACAAAAGATGACGTGAAACATGTCCGCAGTGACAACCCCGCCAAACACACCTGGTCTGGACTGAGCGTTTCATGCTCCAGCAGTAACACTCAGTGCATGTTCACATTCACATGATGACAGACGTCACAGCAGACACCGTCCTTTCAGTTTTCACAGTTCTCAGCTcaactatttattttttattcagttttacttgtataaatgtaaaaatttcatctgtaatgtaaatgtgattAGTTGTGCTTGAACTCGACTTTTTCTGTTGGAATTAATGGATCTCCTGTTTGAACTGATAGGATAGAAATCAATAGTACGAGTACATTGAAACAGTCATGTGGACTTTAACTCCTTTGCTAGTAGATTGGCAGGACTTATATTGATTTCATATCTGTAGAATAGTTGAAAACTGTACAAGAAATGAGAAATACGGCCCCCTTTTTACAAATTAACTTCTACTTTTGATATCTGGAAGGTCTTTAACgttactgtgtgttttcaatatGACTGAGAAGCACACAGATGTGTGACACACTGGAGTATTTTATCTGTGATTGGACAGTGATACTGAGAACATGGGGGGAAGCTTTCATGACTCGTTAATTCTCTACTTTCTGTTAATCTTTCAGTTCCTACAAATTCAACAGTTGTTGTAATGACAAGTAATTCTGTGGAGTCCTGTCAGAGATGACTGAATAGGAAAATAGCAGGGCTTTGATAACGTGATGACCTTTAGAACAGTGCgtcttcatcatttcattttttagCATTTGCTCAGTGGACTTTGGCATCAATGACGTGTACGCTATGTCAATGTGTTGCTGATATATTTCTATTGTGTCGTAGGATTTATGGTGTTAATTCTTGTATAgttgaaaaaagtgaaagagtTGGGAAATAAAATGTTAGCAGTATTATATCTTAATAACAGGGATATAATTAGATTTGTGAATAATAAATTAAGAGCGATGCCCTGTTTGTTGAGACGAGACAAGACAGTAGCATTTTAGTCCTTCTCTGTGTATTTTGATGAACCTTGCAGGGCGAGGACTTGTTATATTGACTTTAGCTCACTGAATACTGTGTCTTCATGGCACTTGTTTGTACATACTGAACATGGACATTCCAGTTTTACATTTAGATTGCCACCCAGGACGATTAATCGCTCTGGCAGTGTATCATTTTTGTCCTTCAGTCAGTTTGATTCAGTGTGTAGCAGCATTTTTTTAAGGCCCTCACATAAAGaattctgttttcacacaacaaccacaaaccagtcagaaaaaaagcactttattgcttaaaaaaaatgaaaaaagttggGATTGTCAGTATTATCCATTACCATTATGTAAATACAAACAGTGCTttgttgattcttttttttttcatcagttttgtaataattgttaaaatgtgttcttGTGAATTGCTGTTCATGGATGTTAAATAGTTCCTGACATTAAACCCAGTGTTTTTGTTAAACCCATGTATTAAATGGATTTAAATATGCGCCTTCCTTACTGGTCTTCAtcaaagtaataaaaacattttttgactCCATGCTATGATTTTTTGCTTGAAATAATCCAATGTTAAATGTCAAAGGTAGAATATTTTACagtagtttttttctttaaaaaagttttgctcatattttattcatttcattagAATAAAAGTGAATTTATCACTTCATGGTAAACCACAATGTTTCCACATTTGCAACAATAACTAGAGAAGATTAACACAAGcttaaaaacaacttttatttttcaaccaTCCGTGCATCATCTATACCTGTGTGATTTAACTTGCATATTGTGGGGATATGACATCTATCCCACTTTACAACTGGTAAAAGGAAGAAACTGGACATTGAAAGTGCACGTCCTTTCATCTTCTCCCCTGCATTACCCAGGTCAGGCTCGCATGGTGGCAGAGTTCATCCCAACTGACAACAGACAAAGGCCAGCccatccatcacagggaaatcgcacaatcagaaaaatcacacacacgcattgATACCTGAGTACGGCCCCCAATTCAGAGGAGCTGAGGTTCACTATGAATAGGATGgcttaaatgcagagaaattaTTTCTCCATAGGGATCTCTTTAATGTATACATTCTTTAACTTTTGTTGAATGTGACATATAGCAAATGACTTTTCTCTTGTCTGAAAATCTGTCCAAGAATCTTTAATGCTGTCCATTACAGTGTTTCAGGTTTTTGTGTTCAAAAGCCAGTCCCTTGCCACTTTGCATGATTTCTGTGGGCTCCATTCAGCATAATTTCACAAATCAGGtctttgaaattgaaattgaattgaatcgaAACTATGTGACAACTGCAGGAGGGCTCGACCTTTAAGCTCATTTTAAAGCAGCCCGAAGacctttctgttttctgctgaatACATAATTTATCTTTAATCTTTAACTATTGCACTTTTCTGCTCGCTTACTGTTgttcttttcattgttttaatatctgacatttcattgtgcttttttcttttgagtttctattgaccttttttttttatcattttatgtAGCTTTTCAATTGACAGCTGTACATGTTTGCTGATGTAAggcaaatttgatttaattgTTGTCTTCATAGTTAATTCCAATTTAAAAAGTTTGCCTTTCCTTTAGTCAGTAATGGTGATAACTGTAAATCAGACCAATTAAGCTGATGGCACAGTCCGAGATAGAGTGAAATTGTGTAAATATGTGGCATATTGCCAAACTATGCAGTCATGAATATACTGTGCAAATGCAATACTTGAACTAAAGAGGTccataaaacatgtaaaatatcACATCTGATGATCCAGAAAAGTAAGTGTGTAAGTGCACGCGCTCCACCTCTCGCGCGCCTTGCTCGGAGTTCGACTATCTTCGTCTGGCGCTCGCTCGAACCTTCGCGGAAGTAGTGACGTGTACACACGAGCTAAAAGTGGCTAGAGCTAGCTAGCAGAGCCGGGTAGTGACACAGCGGCCGTCTCAGGTGAGAAACAGCTTCCATTCATTATTTCAGCCGTATATAGAGATACACCCGACGTATGAGAAAGATACGGAGATCCAGCAGTCAAATTAATAAAGACTGCATTCATACATCAAATATGTGTGGCGCTAATACTGATTACTTTCATTTTAAGCGCTGCTAGCTGGCTAGCTGCGTAGCCATTGGTGACGTTGTGCACGACACCGGAAGTGAGTTGTCAAATCGGCACATGTCACCTTTGGGACTTGTAGTTTAAAAATGTCTCGATGGCCTTTCCATTCTGTAGAAGAACACTCAGCGTAAAACTACAAGTCCTTCTACTAGATTTTATCGGTCGCTTCACCGACATTGTGGGAAATGGAGTTACTTTTCCTTTGTTTAGCAGTATTCGGAGCTTCGGCAGGACTACATGACCCATAACCATCCGCAATTTGGGCGAAAGGGCAACGTACGTTTACTACTTAGCTTTGTGTGGCTCACTTACAAGCTAACACGAAATACTTGAAATTATATAATCGATCAAACACTAAGAACCGTGATCAATGTCACGATTGTAGCTGTGGCGAAGTCTCCCAGTAAAACGATGTCAATGCATATGTTCAGCTTCATGATATCCTGCCTGCCGAAACCTGCTAGCTGTAAAATCAGCTAATGCGAGCTAGTCTCAACCACGATCAACCGGTCCAGATGGTTTCCTGTCCTCAGATTAATTCACTTGTATAAATATAGCATTACCTCCGTATCAGTGACACGCTGTGCggtttgtatgtgtgtgattCAGTCAACGCTTAGATTTTTTTCGATTGttctgacattttaatgaatcaaaTAGTCAGTATCCAGGTAAAATTTGTGAATTGGTCTATGATATTTTAAaggtcattttgtttgttttcagaaatttGTAGGTAAACTGAGCTTGGATCGGTAGGTATTTAATTTCAGGAGCAATGATTACACCACATGTGTTCTCTAACCTAATCAACTGTCGGTTAGATATTGTACTGGTCACGTGTACTTTGTAGATATAGATGCTTTTAGCCATGTATGCCTTTATCACTCCAGGATGTCATTCTAAAGCAACACAGACTGTGCCTGTATTAGTTTGAAGCAGCTGGGCGATCACTAACATCTATTGTGAAAGTGCTCAGTGTTTCCCAGATAATGAGAAACAACTGTGTAAACTCTTGTTTAAGGCAGAAGAGCAGGTTTGTGTTATTTGTATTGCCTCACcagtaaatatttatttttcccgACAGAATGTCAGAAGGGGACAGTGTTGGAGAGTCAATCCATGGGAAACCATCAGTAGTTGCTGCCTTTTTCACAGGGATTGGACAGGTAATGTGTCAACCACTCATTTTAATGGTAAAATATAATGTGAGTCATTAAAGCACAGTTGGTGTGATCATGTTTTAGCATTACTCACAGCAGAGGTTATTGAAGTTGCTTTTGGTTAGTGAATTATTGAAAAACATTCACTGACTTGGGTTTTCCTTGTGCTTGATGGTGGCGTCTGTCTCTGATGACTTTGTTTTATGTATTGTTGGAGCAGATCTATCAGTCATGGCTAGACAAGTCAACACCGTTCTATGCAGTGCGATGGGCTACCACTCTACTACTTACACTTGTCTACATGATCAGAGTGTACATTCTGCAGGTAAGTGTGTATGATTCATGCATCTGTATTTTCTGTAGTGTAACTTGCAGGATAGTCACTGCAGTATTGATGTGAAACATGAATCTTGTGATGAATACTATCTATTAAAGTAcgagcatttttatttttttacttgtgtgttcattcacatctcaactgtctgacctgtctgaaGTAACCATTTGTGCTCCTTTTGTATTGGATTTCATTATCTTTATCAGTGTTAGGTTTGGTTTCTGCTGATTTTCAGCCAAGGTGAGAGGTTGGTCTAGCAGAGTCTTACAAAAGGACAGCGACtcttcagtgttgttttgatgTTCAGGAGGTGATACGTCAATCTGTAGATGTTTGAATACCAGCCATAATGTATTATCTGCCTgtaaaggctttttttcttctaattccCCTTTTATAGTTCCACGAAACTTTTGTTTCTCGTTTGGTGAACGTGTTTCTCACTAACAGTGCATCTCAGCATCTGCATTGTTCTTTGATCTTCTAATAAAATGACGATTTTTCTCATGCTGCTTTTCAGGGTTGGTATATAGTAACATATGCGTTGGGAATTTACCATCTCAACCTCTTCATTGCTTTTCTATCGCCAAAAGTGGATCCCTCTCTGCTTGATGAAGGCAAGttgatgcaattttttttttttttttttttttgtgttgcattGTGTTCTCGGCAATAAGTCTTTTAAAAGCTCTAGCTGGACTCGGATTCAGTAAAAATTTCTTCTCAAAGGTTGAAATGTTATGGATGTCTGTAAGAGTCCTTCCTCATGCACAAGATATGAGTATTAACAGGGAAACGTGATCTGATTAGAGAACGCTACACTATAGTCGTGTTGTACATTTACTGTGTTTGAGAAAGTTCCTAAGACTCATTTTAGAGAAAAGGTGTGGTTCAGGTAAACGCGGACATACAGAACAGCCCTGTCTGACAGCTTTGTGTTCAAACTTCGGCAACGTACTTCATCACCTCTTGTGACGTTTCTATGcaaaagatgtttttgtgtgtcaaaGCCACCACATCACCCTGTAACCCTTCTGTCCCGCAGACGAAGGCCCCTCCCTTCCCACCAAGCAGAACGAGGAGTTCCGCCCTTTCATCAGGAGGTTGCCTGAATTCAAATTCTGGTGAGTGAGCAGCTCCAGGTACAGGCTGTTCTTCGCAAATGTCCACAGACTCATTTTCCAACGACTCGTATGACCACACATTAGGTTATGCAACGCTCATTTGGAAAAGGATCTTTCAGCATATACCACACGCGAGGTTGAGTTCACCTCTTTGCATCTGCCTCTGGCCCAGTTTTATATTAGTTGttgtgttccccccccccccccccccccccgaacttTAAATGTAGGTCATGGTAGGTGTGTAGCACGCCGCTAACTTAAAACATGtcacatttttattatgttaaaTTTGTCAGAGTTTCTCAGCAACAGTTCATCAGCAGTTTAAGTGACGTTGAGAAAAAGCAGGTAATTTAACCCGGGTTTTAAAAGTGTTGTTGTCCGCGGTTGGTCTGGTGGTTATTCAAATGTGTCCCTGTGCTACCAAGCAGGAAGCGAGCCTAGTGGTTTTGTGTGAGTCATACATCACATTTGCTTGATATATGAAAAGAAAATTTTCAGGTTCTCCTTTCAATGTGGTTCATCCCTGCACTGTGAAAACACTTTGGCGTGTTTTATAAGTCCATCCACCTGTTTTATTcctaaaataataattaaaaagtcATCTGTGTCTAGATACTGAGTTCTATCATCttgtttttcaaaatcaatgaaaagctttttttctgagctgtttCTACAGTTGCTGTTAAAGTTCACACAAAATTATATGAAATAATGACCAGATAATTCATAAGTTACTGTTGCCTCATGGTTTCATTAGATTATGAACACCTGAAGGTGTTTTAGACCCAAAACCACGACGTCACTGCATCAGCGACTTACAGCTGTGATATTTGTCCTGGTCTTGCAGTCTCAGGGCTTACaaaaaatgtgatatttcaATGAATTTGTTCCTTTAGTTTACATGTAAATGGAGCTACAAGTAGGGTTTGGTGATCATGTGATCGCTTTGAGCCCATTTACTCCATCAAACGTGGCTGAAATGAGCGCGTCTAGTTTTCTTGGTCTCTCGTCTCAAACAGGCTGGCAGCCGAGAGGTTTCACTCTGCGCTGCGCACAATAGTTTTGtaacatacacacatgcacaacacAGACACTGAGAAACACTGTGAGGTGCCGTAGtagaaatgagaagaaaaaagtgaatgCAAATCCAAATGTCAGCCCTTTTCTATAAATGTTTCGGCTTCAAACCGAATGAGCAAGCTGAGCCCCTCAGCCCAGACAGACCAGTTTGGCTGATTTGTGTTAAAATAGCGGCAACCAAAAAAAGCCAACGCATCAAGCACGTCATGGTCGCCATCATGTTtacttttcagtgtgttttcatcttctcagTATCCTGTATTTCTTCCtccaaaaacactcaaaacttGAAACTactctgtttctttattttctttttcattcgtTCTATGGTTGAGTGAAAATAAATCTTTTCGCTTGCATGTTGACAGTAGGAGGCAGAGTTGAATGTCATGGCCTGCGATATAAACGTCGTCGGCATCGTATGTCTGCAGCCGGTGTTCACAGTTTGGCTACTGTGCTGACAGTGAAtgcttgtttttatgtttgcaaATGCTTTTGGCTTGTTTGCtcgagcagcagaggaggagtgatgggCTGGCAAGGCTTTATGCTTCTCGTTACACCGCCCCCTGTAGGTCTGGCATGCTCATTGCAGCtcttaacactttttttttttcttttttcatgaacCTAGAGGGGAAATTTCCATTTTTGTAAATACCTGCCCTGGAAGCTACCAGGAGAAATGCAGCAGGGAACGGTTTGATAAGTGGTGTTACACCGGCGCTGTATTCAAGTCTGTCAAAGCAGCTTTCAGCTGAGAATGTTGCGCAGTCAAACTTGCTGCCACGCCCCAGTTCAACACTGAGCCAAGGCGACGGCTTGCATTGTCTGTAAAAGCCCTTTGTTGGAATTTTATTGAAGCACTTCTTTCAATTTGAAAAACTTTTTGTCAGTATTACAATCTGAATTTTCCAGTGGAACTTGATCATCACGGCCATCCAAAACAGGACTTTTGACTCAGTGGACACACTGAATTTAAATTCTGACAGATTTGAACAGGTGTAAAGATATCTGAAGCATTTGGCGGTGGCAGTTTGATTGGTCTGAATGCCTCTAGTGAGGAGTTTGGTAGTGGACTCTAttcacaactcaaccacttcctgaacttcaggaggccccttgtttcctgtctttcatgataggatgagctggttaatgcatgtgtgtctgaccattactgCTGTTCTTAGAGAGATCAGagacacctggattaatcagctcgtcctatcatgaaagacaggaaacaaggagcctcctgaagttcaggaagtggcgAAGTTGTGCATGGAGTCCATTGCCTCTCTGCTCAGAAACTCTCAATGATTAACAGTAAAACTGGAGCCAACGAATGTCTGACTACTAGTTGTCTTTCCtgacccacaatgcaccactGCGTCTTATCCGAAACATTAGGTACATCTCCTGTTAGATCTGAGTAcgtgttttctttctctgcagtgGCCAAACTGCCAGCTTCTCGCTTTgacattgtttctgttttagcCTTATGGTCTAAAGATGAGTTCCTTCACATGATATTTCCTCAATTTGTGTTTATCAGTGTGttggattttattattttttgacattGCATGTTGATTTCTTCacttacttcctgttttctctctttcttttttttttgtgtcttttttgtgGTCTTCCAGGCACTCGGCGACAAAAGGCATCGTCATCGCCATGATTTGCACGTTCTTTGATGCCTTCAATGTGCCGGTGTTCTGGCCTATACTTGTAATGTACTTCATCATGCTCTTTTGCATCACCATGAAGAGGCAGATTAAGGTAAAACCGCCACtcagacacacatgcatgcacttGGTAGTCATCATTACAGGAGTATCATATTAATACTGGGAGTCTAATGCAAAATCTCACTTGTTGCAAGTCTGAAGAACTTGTACAACAGCAATTcctcaaaaagtaaaaaaactgagttgcaaataaaaacaatgtgattattttatttCCAGTAGAATATGAGATAGATGAGACTAGAAATGAGATGTTGAAACGTAATGTGATGGCAGCCTGTTGTGAGgacttttgcttcatttttatcattttattttaagctGCCATGTCCATATGCAACAACAACCTCAGGGCAGCACTGCAACACCTTGAACTTCCTGATGATAACTAGCCAGATGGTCTCTTATTTAGTCAACAGGACACCGTGTGGTTTCCTGAAagaatttcacattttaaatttgtCTAACCACAGAAGGGTTTTCTGTTTTGCCTCAGAGCATTTGAATGAGCTCTGGATTATGTTCACATCTGGTTTCTTTTTTGCATGAGACCACGTTCAGTCGGGGATTTGACGGTGATTTCTTCCTGAGCCCTTCAGTGAAATCTAGcagagtttgtttttaatgcatgCGAGGACAAAATATCCAGTGTTTATCTCAACCCTTCAAATCATTTGCTGGCATTAAAGCCTGTAGGTAGAACGTTTTTGGTGTTCTACTTAACGTGTTTATGAAAGTTGCTGGTTTCTGATGCTCTTGTTCAAATGCACCGAGGATCAGGTGATTTCTATTGATCCTCTTTATCTCCCTGCCAAGAGTTCAGCTTCTTCCTAAACATGTAATGAAGTCCCGTCACTAATTCTCCCCTTTTTCCTTCCCCAGCATATGATCAAGTACAGATACCTACCCTTCACACACGGGAAGAGGACATACAAAGGCAAGGAAGACACAGGGAAAACTTTTGCTAGTTAAGAACTCCCAATTATCCTTCCTCTCATTCTGGTTAAAAAGATATCAGTCACAGCTTGTGGGGAGTGATGAGGAATCcacatttaaaaatcttttttgtaAGCAGGAcagaagcaagaaaaaaaaaacaaacaataccaGTTTTGATCCATGGTTCAGTGTTGGATGAGAATCCTGCGGGGATGTAAGCAGCACAGATTGAGTTAGAGGGGGAATATTGCCTTtgtttattactattattatttttggaaGATTGCTCTGCATTCATTAAACAGTAGGTGAGACTCAGTGCTGCCTTTTGCCTTTTTAATCCTTTTGGGTAAGTATAAAATCACAAAGAAGTACAAGAAATTTGCAgtaaattgtgattttttttttttttttatgactttgatTTCAGTACTCTTCCCTCTCCCACATCTGCCAACTTTTGATTAACATAGTGTTCATAATTATTTGTAAAAAGTTATATATTGAAAGTTAGTAACACAAGGTTGTAGTTAGTTATGAGGTGAAATCTGGTGGAAACCTGTTGAAGTTGAATCATTGATGATCTGAAATGTGCTGACTGAGTGTCTCAGGCAGTTTCCCTGAAGATGTGTGGGGATTAGTCACATTGTACTTGAATGTGCATTCAACATCAATTTGATCTCTTGAAATAAATCCTTCCGGCACAAAATACCTTCAGAGTATATTTTACCTTGAATTGGCCGCTGATATATTTGTGTCGCCTGAGTCGCACTTGCACCGAACCTTTCAGTGGGAGTCCTTATTGTTCAGCATGTTTGAGTTTTCAGCCACCCACCGTTAACACTGAATGCCTAGTTCAAGGAGAGTGTCACTAATTCCAGCTTAATTAGTCTCCTGTAGCCTCCAGTACTTGGTTACTTACTTCTACTGTAGCGCCTTTAGTTTGAAATTAGGACCAGACATTAGCGAGCACCTATATAAACCAAATGTTTAAACTCATTCTGGAGGGGGTAAAATTCATATTGGAAGTCATATACGTAGCTTTACCTCATATTTTCGTACCATTATCTCGTTAATTCATTGAAATATTCAATGTCCTAAAGTGCACAACCAGTATTCAAGTCCGAAATATGGTGgatgtaaaaaagaaacaaaaagcttACCCCACATGCCCACTTTCTCTCTGAAGCATTCTCCCATCTGCGCTTCAGAggtgtgtttggtttgtgtAGGTTAGCTGTTGTGGTCGTTCATAA
The DNA window shown above is from Salarias fasciatus chromosome 20, fSalaFa1.1, whole genome shotgun sequence and carries:
- the rer1 gene encoding protein RER1 isoform X2 gives rise to the protein MSEGDSVGESIHGKPSVVAAFFTGIGQIYQSWLDKSTPFYAVRWATTLLLTLVYMIRVYILQGWYIVTYALGIYHLNLFIAFLSPKVDPSLLDEDEGPSLPTKQNEEFRPFIRRLPEFKFWHSATKGIVIAMICTFFDAFNVPVFWPILVMYFIMLFCITMKRQIKHMIKYRYLPFTHGKRTYKEET
- the rer1 gene encoding protein RER1 isoform X1 → MSEGDSVGESIHGKPSVVAAFFTGIGQIYQSWLDKSTPFYAVRWATTLLLTLVYMIRVYILQGWYIVTYALGIYHLNLFIAFLSPKVDPSLLDEDEGPSLPTKQNEEFRPFIRRLPEFKFWHSATKGIVIAMICTFFDAFNVPVFWPILVMYFIMLFCITMKRQIKHMIKYRYLPFTHGKRTYKGKEDTGKTFAS